One genomic window of Nicotiana sylvestris chromosome 10, ASM39365v2, whole genome shotgun sequence includes the following:
- the LOC104222657 gene encoding cation/H(+) antiporter 4-like, protein MSNNTDSISTQKVLQCVRFPPRGFSLGIFGKENNPWTYSVPTIQSQILLIYVVTQLFHTPLKRLGFPKISSEIFAGLILGSTLLGRYRSYQESLFPIASQGILGALSTFGYLLFLFLSGVKMDTSLTRKIGRRALVIGILNHLVPLIAGMITVFALSRSFFQEGATTVSPSVEVITIAKTSFPVISFLLKDLGLLNSELGRLALSSALISDLFGLTITVISVLVVISATGTLARAVKDAILFIIFIIVVIFVFRPLMILVAKRTPEGRPVKDLYILLIVLAVLLSGVFSDWAEQTVLVGPFIFGLAVPEGPPLGSTLVDKLDPFASGFLLPIFVSLMSLRTNLSAINPSSSFTFANIILMCVASISKILACFLPMLYCKMPLNDAVALSLIMSTRGVVDLATYSFLRDTKIINQETFAFMVLATLFTAVFVQIMVSWLYDPSRKYAGYQRRNLMNSNNKLPILFCIHNQDNTAAILRLLEKSNPNRDFPIVANVLHLIELRGRASSVFISHQVQTKAISDVSYSENVILAFQGYERNNYGAVTIQAFTAISPGNLMHEDICTLALDVLASIIILPFHRKWAVDGSVEVEDHSLRTLNCSVLERAPCSVGILVDRGQLRRSNSVRSSQNAYCVAMLFLGGNDDQEALTFAKRMAISGTISLTVIRLSSKKEMSSNVDQVIDLDIVGDWKHSRSGWENVQYIEHQVNETTETALLVHSLVDEYDLIITGRRNNIHCLLTAGLEEWSEIPELGVIGDMLASKDLKTRASVLVIQQQQIAM, encoded by the exons ATGAGCAATAACACAGACTCCATCTCTACCCAAAAAGTTCTTCAATGTGTAAGGTTCCCTCCCAGAGGGTTTTCACTTGGAATATTTGGAAAAGAGAATAATCCCTGGACTTATTCAGTCCCAACAATTCAATCTCAAATACTCCTTATATATGTTGTCACACAACTTTTTCATACCCCCCTCAAGCGCCTTGGATTTCCCAAGATCTCTTCTGAAATCTTT GCCGGGTTAATCCTTGGATCTACTTTGCTTGGGCGTTATAGGAGTTACCAAGAATCCTTGTTTCCTATTGCAAGTCAAGGAATTCTGGGTGCACTGTCAACTTTTGGTTACCTACTTTTCCTGTTTCTAAGTGGTGTGAAAATGGACACTAGCTTGACaaggaaaataggaagaagaGCACTAGTAATAGGAATTCTTAATCACTTGGTTCCCTTGATAGCTGGTATGATAACCGTATTTGCGTTATCACGTTCTTTCTTTCAAGAAGGTGCCACAACAGTGTCCCCTTCTGTTGAAGTGATAACTATTGCTAAGACGTCATTTCCTGTCATCTCTTTCCTCCTTAAGGATCTCGGACTCCTTAATTCAGAACTTGGGCGGTTAGCACTTTCTTCTGCACTTATTAGCGACTTATTTGGGCTCACTATCACCGTAATTAGCGTGCTAGTTGTTATAAGTGCAACGGGTACACTGGCAAGAGCAGTCAAGGATGCAAtactttttattattttcattattgTGGTTATTTTTGTCTTTAGACCACTCATGATATTGGTGGCCAAAAGGACCCCTGAAGGGAGGCCTGTTAAAGACCTTTACATTTTGCTAATTGTTCTTGCCGTTTTACTTTCTGGTGTGTTCTCAGACTGGGCTGAACAAACAGTACTTGTGGGGCCTTTTATCTTTGGTTTAGCCGTGCCTGAGGGACCACCTTTAGGATCAACTCTAGTAGATAAACTTGATCCATTTGCCTCAGGCTTTCTGTTGCCTATTTTTGTAAGTCTAATGTCATTAAGAACAAACCTCTCGGCCATAAATCCGTCTTCTTCTTTTACATTTGCCAATATTATCCTAATGTGTGTTGCAAGTATATCAAAGATACTAGCATGTTTCCTTCCCATGCTATATTGCAAGATGCCCTTAAATGATGCTGTAGCACTCAGCCTCATCATGTCTACGAGAGGGGTCGTCGACTTGGCTACCTACAGCTTCCTAAGAGATACTAAG ATTATCAATCAGGAGACTTTTGCTTTTATGGTTTTAGCAACACTTTTTACTGCAGTATTTGTACAAATCATGGTGAGCTGGCTTTATGATCCATCTAGGAAATATGCTGGATATCAAAGAAGGAACTTAATGAACTCCAACAACAAATTGCCCATACTTTTTTGCATCCACAATCAGGATAATACTGCTGCTATACTTAGACTTCTGGAGAAATCTAATCCCAATAGGGATTTCCCAATAGTTGCCAATGTCCTCCACCTTATAGAGCTACGGGGTCGAGCGTCCTCTGTTTTCATCTCCCACCAAGTTCAGACAAAGGCCATTTCTGACGTATCTTATTCAGAAAATGTCATTCTTGCTTTCCAAGGGTACGAACGGAACAACTATGGAGCTGTGACCATCCAGGCTTTTACGGCTATCTCCCCAGGCAATCTAATGCATGAGGATATATGTACTCTTGCCCTTGATGTCCTTGCATCCATCATTATATTGCCCTTTCATCGAAAATGGGCCGTAGATGGATCAGTAGAAGTTGAAGACCACAGTTTGAGAACTTTGAACTGTAGTGTTCTTGAAAGGGCTCCTTGTTCTGTTGGAATCCTAGTTGATCGAGGCCAGTTGCGACGCTCTAACTCTGTCCGTTCATCACAGAATGCATATTGTGTTGCTATGCTATTTCTTGGAGGAAATGATGATCAAGAAGCATTGACATTTGCTAAGAGAATGGCCATTAGTGGGACCATTAGCCTCACAGTGATACGGTTAAGTTCCAAGAAAGAAATGAGCTCTAATGTTGATCAAGTTATTGATTTGGATATTGTAGGTGACTGGAAACATAGCAGAAGTGGTTGGGAAAATGTGCAGTACATTGAACATCAAGTGAATGAAACAACGGAGACAGCCTTGTTAGTTCACTCGTTGGTGGATGAATATGACCTTATAATAACAGGGCGACGAAATAATATACATTGTCTGCTAACAGCAGGACTTGAGGAATGGAGTGAAATCCCAGAGTTAGGAGTCATTGGTGATATGCTTGCCTCAAAGGATCTTAAGACCAGGGCTTCTGTCCTGGTGATTCAACAACAGCAAATAGCAATGTAG